The sequence GACGATCGACTCCAGTGAGCAGAGGGCGAGTTCGCGGGCGGCGGCGCCGTGGGCCACGGCGACCCGGCCGTCTCCGGACCCTCCGGGTTCCCCGGGCTCCCGGAACTCGCCGTGCTCTCGGAACTCGTCGGGCTGCGAGGCGGGCGGGGCGCCCTCCCCGGTCCATCGAGCGTCGGCGAGCATCCGCCGGAACGTCCGCTCCAGCCGGTCCCTCACACCGGCCGGTACCGGTGTGACGGCGTACAGCCGGTCACCGAGCAGGTGGGGCCGCAGCCGGTCCGTCCAGGTGGGCCTGGCCTGGCAGTGGGCCCACCAGAACGTCCACTGCCGTGCGTCCGGCGCGACGGCGTAGCGGTGGGGCGTGCCGGGGCCGAGGACGACCAGGTCGCCCGCGCCCGCCAGGGTCCCGGTGGTTCCCTGGGTCAGCCGTCCCGCACCGCCCGTGGTCCAGGTGAAGAGCCAGCTGTCGGCGCCGCGCGGCCTGCTGACGCTGTAGCCGGGGCGCTCGTCGAAGCGGCCGACGGTCACCAGGCCCGGCGGCGGGGCGGGCGCAGCAGCCTCGGACAACTCGTCAGCACGCACAGGCATCCTCCCGGAAAGCGCTTGTCCCTAGCGTGAGGCATACAGGACACGGGAGCGAAGGGGTGGTCGCATGGCAGTCACGGACAGGGGCCTCGTCCGGCACTTCGAGGAGGACGGCTTCACGGTGGCGCGCGGCTTGTTCGCCCCCGCGGAGATCGACGCGCTGTGCGCCGAGTTCACCGCGCTGCACGCGGCCGGGCCGGTCCCGGGGCACTTCCAGCCCCGCGCGACCGAGGCCGAGGGGGCCGACCCGCTGCACGTCTACCCAAGGGTCATGCAGCCGCACCGCATCAACGACCTGGCCCGGCGCTTCCTCCTCGAACCCCGGCTGCGCACGGTGCTCGAACTCCTGCTGGGCGAAGAGGTGTTGGCGGCGCAGAGCATGTTCTACTTCAAGCCGCCTGGCGCCCGCGGGCAGGCCCTGCACCAGGACAACTTCTATCTGCGGACCGAGCCGGGCACGTGTGTGGCCGCCTGGATCGCCTGCGACGCGATCGACCGGGGCAACGGCGGCCTGGAGGTCGTCCCGGGCACCCACCGCATGGACGTGTTCTGCCCCGAGGAGGCCGACGAGGGCCTGTCGTTCGCCCGCGAGTACGTGCCGCCGCCGCCCGGCCTGTCCGCCGTCCCGGTCGACATGGAATCGGGAGACGTCCTCTTCTTCAACGGGACCCTGGTGCACGGCTCCCCGCCCAACCGCAGCGCCGACCGCTTCCGCCGCTCGTTCATCGGCCACTACGTCGGCCGTTCCACGGAACGCATCGGCCGCCACTACCCCACCCTGACGATGAGCGGTGATCCCGTCCCGCTGCCGGAGAGCGAGGGTGCGGGCCCGTGCGGCACGGAGTTCGCACCGGCGGGACCGCACTGAACCGCAGGGCCCGCCGGGTCAGGAGCGCAGCAACTCCGCGGCGCCCAGGTCGAGTACGCCGTCGTGCCAGGTCAGGCCGCGCAGATCGCGTACGACGACCGGGGCGTCGGTGTCCAGGCCGCGCGGTCCGACGCCGATGACGTACGCACCGGCCGCACTCCCCGCCTCGGCGCCCGCGGCGGCGTCCTCCAGGACGACGGTCCGCGCGGGGTCCACGCCGAGCTTGCCGGCCGCCGCGAGGTAGCCGTCGGGGGCGGGTTTGCCGTGCGTGACGTCGTCCGCGGTGACGAGCACGGGCGGCAGGGGAAGGCCCGCGGCGGCGAGGCGGGCGCGGGCCAGGCCGGTGACTCCGGAGGTCACGACGGCCCAGCTGCCGTGCGGCAGGCTCATCAGGAGGTCGAGTGCCCCGGGCAGCGCCGTCGTGGTGGCGGCCGCCTCGATCTCCAGGCGGTCGATCTCGGCGAGGGCGGCCGTCCGCTCCCCCGGGTCCGGCACCAGGAGGGCGACGGTGTCGGCGGAGCGCCTTCCGTGCACCATCGCCGTGACCTTCTCGGCGGACAGTCCGCGGGCCCGCGCCCACCGGCTCCAGGCCTGGTCGACGCCGAGGTCGGAGTCGACCAGCACGCCGTCGTTGTCGAAGAGGAGTCCCTCGCAGGGAATCCTCGTGTCCGGGATCTTCATGTACGGGGTCCGGGCCTTTCAGGTGACGGGACGGTTGCGGTAGCGGCCGACGAGTTCACGGGCGGCGGCCTGCATCCGGGCGGGCGGCAGTCCCTGGGCCAGCAGGGTCAGGTCGTCGACGACCATGTCCCCGATGCTCAGGAAGGCGTCCGGGATGCCGCCCGCGCGGTGGGCGGAGAGCACCAGCCCCTCCAGGCCGCGGGCCGGGTCGCCGGCGGCGACGGGTTCGTCGGGCCAGACGTCGATCCCCGCGAGGAGGCGGCCCTCGGCGACCCGGGCGAGCAGCGCGGGGAAGTCCACGACGGGTGCCCGGCTGACGAGGATGAGCCGGGCGCCGTCGGGCAGCAGTTTCAGTTCGCGCTCGCCGAGCAGACGGCGGCTGTCGTCGGTGACGGTGGCGAGCACGAAGACGAACGTGCTGCGGGCCAGAGTCTCGTCGAGGGTGGCCGGCACCAGGCCCTGGTCGCGCAGGACGGCGGGCGGCAGCCAGGGGTCGTACACGCGCAGGGTCGGGCGGAAGGGGGCGAGGAGCGGGTGGAGGCTGCGACCGAGGTTCCCGAATCCGATCAGGCCGATGTCCGCGCCGCGCAGCAGTACGGAGTCGGCGGTGCCGTCGGACACGTACCGCTCCCGTCCGGCGCGGAAGGCGCGGTCCTCGCGGCTGATGCCGCGCGCCAGGTCGAGGGCGAGCCCGAGGGCGTACTCGGCGACGGCCTGGGCGTAGGCGGGTCCGCAGCCCAGGACGTGGATGCCGCGCCGGAAGCACTCCTCGTAGTCGACGTTCGGGAAGAAGTTGCCCTCGATGTTGAGCAGGGCCCTCAGCTCGCCCGCGCGGGCCAGGCGTTCGGCGGGCAGGTCGGGCTGGCCGACGACGGCGAAGGCGTCCGGCAGCACCTGGTCGAGGGCTTCCTCGGTGTCCGGCTCGACGACGGTGAACCGGTCGTGGAGCCGGGCCAGCGCGTCCGGGCGGAGGATGCGCTCCCTGGGGTGCGGGTCGGGGCGCAGGATCACGAGCGGCTTGTGCGGGGTGCTCACGGCTCTCCTTGCATCCGTCACGGTTCTCCCGGCCCCCGTACGCACGGTGGCCCGGCGCCGCCGGTGCGGCAGTACGGCCGGTCGCTACCCGCGCTCAGGCCTCGGGAACCTCCCGCAGCGAGTCGGGCAGCACGTCGCGCAGCTGGGCGCGGGCCGTGATGCCCAGCTTGGGGAAGATCCGGTAGAGGTGGAAGCCGACGGTGCGGGGCGACAGGAAGAGGCGTTCGCCGATCTCCCGGTTGGTCAGGCCCGCCGCGGCGAGCCGGGCGATCTGCAGTTGCTGCGGGGTGAGTTCGGACAGGTCCGTCTCCTGGCCGGGGGTGGGCGTGGCGTTGACGCCCGCCGCCCGCAGTTCCGCGAGGGTGCGTTCCGTCCAGGGGCGGGCGCCGAGGTTCTCGAAGACCTCCAGGGCGGCGGACAGCAGGGGCCGTGCCTCGGTGGCGCGTCGGCGGCGGCGCAGCCATTCCGCGTAGTCCAGCCGGGTCTGGGCGCGCTCGAAGGGCCACCGGTCGCCCGTCGGACGGGCGAGCGACCGCCGGAAGTGCCGTTCGGCGTCGTCCGGTTCGGCCAGCAGGGCGTGTGCCCGGTCGACGAGGGCGGCGAGACGCGGGGACACCTCGCCCTCGGCGTGCCGACGCCCGGCCGCGTCGAGGACCGCCCGCGCCTCCTCGGCGCGCCCGGTACGCACGGCGACGGCCGCGAGGTCGGCGAGGTGGTAGTCGGACGCGTGGAAGTGCAGGGGTTCGCCGTCCTGGGTGAAGACGGCACGGAAACGGTCGTACGCCGTCGCGTGGTCGCCCTCGGCCTGCGCCGCCGCGCCCAGCGCGTAGAGGGCGCGTACCCGCAGGCTGCGGCAGGTGGGCAGGTCCACGCCGTGGACGGCGCGCCGGACGGCGGTGCGCGCCGCCTCCGAGTCGCCGCGCAGGGCGAGCAGGGTGGCACCGAGGACGGGCGAGCCGGCGGCCACGTTCTCCAGGCCTCCCTCGGCCGCCGTGCGGTAGGCCTCGTCGAGGGAGGCGCGGGCCGCCGTCCACGCGCCGCTCTCGTACTGGGCGAGCGCGAGTGCCTGGGCCACGGTGGCGTTGGCTCCTGCCGTCGGCGAACGGCGCAGGTGCTCCATGGCGCCGCTCAGGAGCCGGACGGCCTCGCCGGTCTCGTCGAGGACCCAGGCGGCCGCACCCCAGCTGATCAGCTGGGAGAGCGGACGGTCCTCTACCGGGTCGCTCTGCTCGTCGGAGGACGGGCCGTCCCGGTCGGCGGCGTCGCGGTCGGTGCCGTCACGGTCGGTGCCGTCGCGGTCGGCGTGGAGCAGGGTGAGGGCCCGGGTCCGGTGGCGCAGGGGGTCCGTGCCCGCCAGGATCCACAGGCGGTCGGTGTCGTCCGCCGATGCGGGGACGCGCTCGGCGATGCGCAGGATCTTCTCGCGGTGTGCCGGTTCCCCGGAGTTGTACGCCGGTGTCGTGGCCGTCGCCAGGGCGTCCATCGCGAGGACGGGGTTCTGGTCGGTCACGGCCTCCGCGAGCGGCAGCAGATAGCCGAGCGAGCCCTCGAACTGGGTGGTGACCGCGAGCGCCCAGCCCGCACGGAGCGAGGCCTCGGCGAGAACGGCGGGGTCCTCGGTGAGCGCGGTGACCCGGGCGGTGATCTCGGCGACCCAGCGGGGGTGTCCGGCGTACATCGCCATGGTGGCGGCGCGGACCAGTCTGCGGGCCCGTTGGGCGGGGTCGGGGCTGAGCTGGGCCGCGCGTTCCAGGGCGGTGGCGGCGGCAGCGTATCCGCCGCGGCGCCGGGCCCGGCCCGCGCCTGCCTCCAGGCCCTCGGCGGCCTCCTCGTCCACGCCCTCGACCGCGGCGGCCCGGTGCCAGGCGCGGCGGTCCGGGTCGCCGGTGAAGACCTCGGCGAGGGACAGGTGGGCCGCGTGCCGCTGCGCGTAGGTCGCCGACTGGTAGACGGCCGAGCGGATCAGCGGGTGCCGGAACCGGAGGTGGCCGTCGTCGATGCGGATCAGTCCGGCCTGCTCGGCGGGGTGCCAGTCGGCGGGGGTCGTGTCGGGCGCCGCGGCCGAGAGGATGAGGGGCAGTTCGGCGGTCTCCGCGGCGGCTGCCAGGAGGAGCAGTTGCCGGGTGGCGGGCGGCAGCGCGGGCAGGTCCTGGGCGAAGATCGCCTCCAGGCGGTCGGTGAGGGGCAGCGAGTCGCGTGCTGCGAGCGGGTCGCGTGCCACCGCCCTGGCCAGCTCGACCAGTGCGAGGGGCACACCGGCGGCCTCGGCGAGGATGCGTGAGCGGGCCCGGCCCGCCGGGGCCTCCGGCTGGAGGTCGAGGAGGCGTCCGGCCGCCGGGGGGTCCAGCGGGTCGACGCCCAGCAGCGGGAACTCGCGGGCGAACTGCGCGGGTACGGACGTGTCACGGGCCGCCACCAGCATCGCGACGGGCTCGCCCTCCAGCCGCCGGGCCACGAAGGCCAGGGTGTCGAGCGTGCCCACGTCCAGCCAGTGGGCGTCGTCCACCACCAGCAGCACGGGGCCGCGCGCCGCGAGGTCGGAGAGGAGCGTGAGCGCGCCGAGGGAGGTCAGGAGGGGATTCCGGGCGTCGTACGGCTGCGTGCCTTCGTCCAGGCCGAACACGCCCAGCAGGGCTGCCCGTTGGCGTACGGGAAGCTCTTGCGCGAGGTCCAGGACGGGGCGCAGCAGCTGGTGCAGTCCGGCGAAGGGCAGCCCCGACTCGACCTCACAGCCGGTACAGCGCAGCACCCGTACGCCGGCTTCGCGGGCGAGCCGGCAGGTCTCGTCCAGGAGGACGCTCTTGCCCGAGCCCGGGCCACCGGTGACCACCAGCACTCCGGGGTGTTCGGCCGGGGTTCCCGAGGACAGCCCCCGGACGAGCCCGGTCAGCAGGGTCAGTTCGCGGCCCCTGCCGACGATCCAGGCGCCGTCGTCCGTCCCCGCCGCGTGCTCCACCCGTCTCCTTCCACCGATTCCACCGCTTCCCGGGTCACTGCTCCCCCGGCCTCGGTCCGTGACCTACGCCACTTCGGAGGAAATGCCCGACGGTCACACCATATGCACGATTATCACTTACGAGACTTACCCGACGTCACCGGGTGTCCCACGGCCCCACAGCGCCACTGCTCACAGGGAGGGGCGCCGCGTGCCGGGAAGTCGTGCGGCGAATTCCAGGATCACGTCGGCCACCGCACGAGGATTCTCCAGCAGCATCGCGTGGGTGCCGTCGATCCCGGCGACGGTCACCTCGGAGTGCCGCTCGGCCAGTTCGGCGAGGTCCTGGGCCAGCCCCGTCGCGCGGGCCGCCATCAGCTCGTCGAACCGGTCGATACCGGGGACGGGCGGCGCGGGCCGCAGCGCGCGGCCGAGCAGCAGCGGCCGGTCCATGCGGCGGAAGAGGCCGAGGAGATCGAGCGAGTGGATCTCGGCCTGCATCTCCAGGGCGTGCTCCCGTCCTGGCCGCAACTCCAGTCGGCCGTCGGCCCGTTCGTGGAGCGAGCGCCGCACACCGGCTTCCAGCAATTCATAGGGGATGCCCAACCGCCCGGACATCGCGCGCTGTTCGGCGAGCAGATCCGCCAGGCCGCCCCGCGGGAGGATCCGGCCGGACGTCTGCGAGGCCAACTCCCTCATCCGACTGAGCCACTCCTCCACGTCGGTGGGGTCGAGGCCGACGTACCGGTCGGGCCGTCCCCACCCGTATCCGTCCAGGTTCACCGCGGCGGGCGTGCGGTCCGGGTGGGCGAGGGCGTACCGGACGGCGAGCATCCCGCCGAGCGAGTGGCCGACGGGCAGCGCTTCCGGTATTCCGTGCCGGGCCAGAACCGCCTCGATGTCACCGAGCACCCCGGGCACGCTCCACGTCCCGTCCGGGGAGAGCCCGTGACCCCGCAGGTCCACGGCCAGCACCCGGTGGTGACGCGCGAGAAGCGGCGCGACGGCCGCCCAGTCCGCCAGGGTGCGGCCGGCGCCGTGCAGCAGCAACAGGGGCGTGCCCTCGCCGCCGTGGTCATGGACAGCTAGGGAGACCTGGTCTCGGATCATGATCCAACACTAGAACGTCCCTTTGGGCCGGGGTCGCGGAGTCGGCGAATCCCGGGGCCGACCACGGGGTCGGTGACGGGTGGTCGGGGCTGCGGCGGAGGGGCCTCACCGGGGCCGTCGCCGAAGCCGTCACCGGAAGCGGTTACCGGCCGTCGCCGGGGCCCTCGCCGAAGGCTGGGGACCGCCGGGGGCGGCGAGCGGGACGAGGTGCAAGGCTGCTGGGGCGCGCCGGTTGAGGCCCGTGGCAGGTGCCGGACCGGCGGCCCGGCGGATGCGTCGGCCGCGCGCGTGCCCGGCGCCCCGCCCGTTCCCCGACGCGAGTCGGACCCCACCGGCACCGCCCGCGCGAACTTGACGTGCGACTTTTCGCACGCTTTGATCCAGACGTGCCGAGGCGTACAGCCCGGCATTGAGAGGTGCGCCCAGCCGGTAGCGGACAAGTTCTCAGTCCGGCCAAAGTCGCCAGGACCGTCACGGAGTCCGAGGCGGGGTCGTACTCGCGATCGATGGAGCGGACATGCCCGCCAAGCGTGGCCCCCGCACGGGATTTCTCAGGGCAGCCGCCGCCCTGGTCGCCCTCGCGGCCCTGGCCTCCTGCACCTCGGACGGGGACGGCAAGGGCCCCGACGACACCACGGACACCACCGGCACCACGAAGCCGAGCTCCAAGGCCGTGCGGCCACCGCCCCCGCACGGCGGTTTCGACTACCAGATCGGCGGCGCCTACCCGCCGCCGTCCGGCGTCCGCATCGTCGCCCGAGACCGCGGCGCGGATCCCGCGCGCGGTCTCTACAACATCTGTTACGTCAACGCCTTCCAGGCCCAGCCCGACGAACAGGACGACTGGGCCGAGGACCTGCTGCTGCGGGACAGGAAGGGCAAGGTCGTCATCGACGCCGACTGGGACGAGGCGCTGCTCGACATCGGCACACCCGCCAAGCGCGAGCGGATCGCGGCCCGGGTCGACAAGTGGATCGACGGCTGCGCGGACAAGGGCTTCGACGCCGTGGAGCCGGACAACTACGACAGCTACACCCGCTCCCGCGGACTGCTGGACGCGGACGACGCCGTGTCCTTCATCAGGCTGCTCTCGGCGCACGCGCACGCCCGGGGGCTGGCCATCGCCCAGAAGAACACCGTGGAACTGTCCGACCGACGCTCCCGTGCCGGGCTGGACTTCGCCGTCGTCGAGGAGTGCGGGGCGTACGACGAGTGCGGTGAGTACGCGGACGCCTTCGACGACCGGGTCGTCGTCGTGGAGTACACGGACAAGGGCCTGAGGAAGGCTCTCGCGGACTACGGCGACCGGCTGAGCATCGTGCGCCGGGACGTGATGGTGTCGACGCCCGACAGCGACGACTACGTCCGCAAGACCCGCTGATCACTGGGCAGTGGGCCGGTGGCCGTCAGCGGTCCAGCAGATCCAGCGCCTGCTCCCAGCGGAATCCGCGTTGCTCCGGGCCGCCGAAGGCGTGTTCCCCGAACCGGACCCCCATCCCGCGCAGCCGTTTCAGGCTGTCCTGATAGGCGGGGTGGGCGGTCAACGCCTCGCTCACACAGGGCAGTACGGAGATCGGCACGCCCATCCCGTACGCCTCGCAGAGCGTGCCGAGGGCCAGCGTGTCGGAGATGCCGGCCGCCCACTTGTTGACGGTGTTGAAGGTCGCCGGCGCCACGGCGACGGCGTCCGGATCCGGGAACGGACGCGGATCGCCGGGCGAACGCCACGCGGACCTGACCGGGCGGCCGGTCTGCGCCTCGACCGCCGTGAGGTCGAAGAAACCCGTCGCCACCGGGGTCGCGATGACGCCGACCTCCCAGTCCCGCTCCTGCGCCAGGGAGATCAACTCGCCGACACCGTCGGCGACCCCGGCGGCACAGACGACGACGTAGAGAAAGGGCCTCGGGGTCTGTCCGGTCACCCGTGAACTCTAGGCGACTCCGGTCACCCGTGGACTCTAGGCGACCGGGAACGAGTCCCCGCGTTCCGAGTCCGGCCGCCGGCCGATGATCCGGCGCTCCTTCTCCTCGATCGGCACGTCGTTGATGCTGGCCTCGCGCCGCGTCATCAGACCGTGTTCGTCGAACTCCCACAGCTCGTTGCCGTACGAGCGCCACCACTGGCCGTCGGCGTCACGGCACTCGTACTGGAAGCGGACGGCGATGCGGTTGCCGTCGA is a genomic window of Streptomyces sp. NBC_00414 containing:
- a CDS encoding helix-turn-helix domain-containing protein, with amino-acid sequence MPVRADELSEAAAPAPPPGLVTVGRFDERPGYSVSRPRGADSWLFTWTTGGAGRLTQGTTGTLAGAGDLVVLGPGTPHRYAVAPDARQWTFWWAHCQARPTWTDRLRPHLLGDRLYAVTPVPAGVRDRLERTFRRMLADARWTGEGAPPASQPDEFREHGEFREPGEPGGSGDGRVAVAHGAAARELALCSLESIVLLTTATATATAPEEADRSGTDARIRRAEARIAADPGAPHTVETLAAGVSLSPSRFAHLFTQQLGQSPMRALLAARLLHAARLLEATDLPVERVAAAAGFASPFHFNRVFRQRYGAPPGAYRTGLRH
- a CDS encoding phytanoyl-CoA dioxygenase family protein, with the protein product MAVTDRGLVRHFEEDGFTVARGLFAPAEIDALCAEFTALHAAGPVPGHFQPRATEAEGADPLHVYPRVMQPHRINDLARRFLLEPRLRTVLELLLGEEVLAAQSMFYFKPPGARGQALHQDNFYLRTEPGTCVAAWIACDAIDRGNGGLEVVPGTHRMDVFCPEEADEGLSFAREYVPPPPGLSAVPVDMESGDVLFFNGTLVHGSPPNRSADRFRRSFIGHYVGRSTERIGRHYPTLTMSGDPVPLPESEGAGPCGTEFAPAGPH
- a CDS encoding HAD-IA family hydrolase, encoding MKIPDTRIPCEGLLFDNDGVLVDSDLGVDQAWSRWARARGLSAEKVTAMVHGRRSADTVALLVPDPGERTAALAEIDRLEIEAAATTTALPGALDLLMSLPHGSWAVVTSGVTGLARARLAAAGLPLPPVLVTADDVTHGKPAPDGYLAAAGKLGVDPARTVVLEDAAAGAEAGSAAGAYVIGVGPRGLDTDAPVVVRDLRGLTWHDGVLDLGAAELLRS
- a CDS encoding NAD(P)-dependent oxidoreductase — translated: MSTPHKPLVILRPDPHPRERILRPDALARLHDRFTVVEPDTEEALDQVLPDAFAVVGQPDLPAERLARAGELRALLNIEGNFFPNVDYEECFRRGIHVLGCGPAYAQAVAEYALGLALDLARGISREDRAFRAGRERYVSDGTADSVLLRGADIGLIGFGNLGRSLHPLLAPFRPTLRVYDPWLPPAVLRDQGLVPATLDETLARSTFVFVLATVTDDSRRLLGERELKLLPDGARLILVSRAPVVDFPALLARVAEGRLLAGIDVWPDEPVAAGDPARGLEGLVLSAHRAGGIPDAFLSIGDMVVDDLTLLAQGLPPARMQAAARELVGRYRNRPVT
- a CDS encoding ATP-binding protein codes for the protein MEHAAGTDDGAWIVGRGRELTLLTGLVRGLSSGTPAEHPGVLVVTGGPGSGKSVLLDETCRLAREAGVRVLRCTGCEVESGLPFAGLHQLLRPVLDLAQELPVRQRAALLGVFGLDEGTQPYDARNPLLTSLGALTLLSDLAARGPVLLVVDDAHWLDVGTLDTLAFVARRLEGEPVAMLVAARDTSVPAQFAREFPLLGVDPLDPPAAGRLLDLQPEAPAGRARSRILAEAAGVPLALVELARAVARDPLAARDSLPLTDRLEAIFAQDLPALPPATRQLLLLAAAAETAELPLILSAAAPDTTPADWHPAEQAGLIRIDDGHLRFRHPLIRSAVYQSATYAQRHAAHLSLAEVFTGDPDRRAWHRAAAVEGVDEEAAEGLEAGAGRARRRGGYAAAATALERAAQLSPDPAQRARRLVRAATMAMYAGHPRWVAEITARVTALTEDPAVLAEASLRAGWALAVTTQFEGSLGYLLPLAEAVTDQNPVLAMDALATATTPAYNSGEPAHREKILRIAERVPASADDTDRLWILAGTDPLRHRTRALTLLHADRDGTDRDGTDRDAADRDGPSSDEQSDPVEDRPLSQLISWGAAAWVLDETGEAVRLLSGAMEHLRRSPTAGANATVAQALALAQYESGAWTAARASLDEAYRTAAEGGLENVAAGSPVLGATLLALRGDSEAARTAVRRAVHGVDLPTCRSLRVRALYALGAAAQAEGDHATAYDRFRAVFTQDGEPLHFHASDYHLADLAAVAVRTGRAEEARAVLDAAGRRHAEGEVSPRLAALVDRAHALLAEPDDAERHFRRSLARPTGDRWPFERAQTRLDYAEWLRRRRRATEARPLLSAALEVFENLGARPWTERTLAELRAAGVNATPTPGQETDLSELTPQQLQIARLAAAGLTNREIGERLFLSPRTVGFHLYRIFPKLGITARAQLRDVLPDSLREVPEA
- a CDS encoding alpha/beta hydrolase; amino-acid sequence: MIRDQVSLAVHDHGGEGTPLLLLHGAGRTLADWAAVAPLLARHHRVLAVDLRGHGLSPDGTWSVPGVLGDIEAVLARHGIPEALPVGHSLGGMLAVRYALAHPDRTPAAVNLDGYGWGRPDRYVGLDPTDVEEWLSRMRELASQTSGRILPRGGLADLLAEQRAMSGRLGIPYELLEAGVRRSLHERADGRLELRPGREHALEMQAEIHSLDLLGLFRRMDRPLLLGRALRPAPPVPGIDRFDELMAARATGLAQDLAELAERHSEVTVAGIDGTHAMLLENPRAVADVILEFAARLPGTRRPSL
- a CDS encoding endo alpha-1,4 polygalactosaminidase; amino-acid sequence: MPAKRGPRTGFLRAAAALVALAALASCTSDGDGKGPDDTTDTTGTTKPSSKAVRPPPPHGGFDYQIGGAYPPPSGVRIVARDRGADPARGLYNICYVNAFQAQPDEQDDWAEDLLLRDRKGKVVIDADWDEALLDIGTPAKRERIAARVDKWIDGCADKGFDAVEPDNYDSYTRSRGLLDADDAVSFIRLLSAHAHARGLAIAQKNTVELSDRRSRAGLDFAVVEECGAYDECGEYADAFDDRVVVVEYTDKGLRKALADYGDRLSIVRRDVMVSTPDSDDYVRKTR
- a CDS encoding flavoprotein, producing the protein MTGQTPRPFLYVVVCAAGVADGVGELISLAQERDWEVGVIATPVATGFFDLTAVEAQTGRPVRSAWRSPGDPRPFPDPDAVAVAPATFNTVNKWAAGISDTLALGTLCEAYGMGVPISVLPCVSEALTAHPAYQDSLKRLRGMGVRFGEHAFGGPEQRGFRWEQALDLLDR